A single genomic interval of Oryza sativa Japonica Group chromosome 7, ASM3414082v1 harbors:
- the LOC4343936 gene encoding cyclin-D2-2, which translates to MGVLCFGASNILLCAEDSSSVLGLGGFGGGGGEVAAELGCGGGGGFDFFGFGGGAVFPIDSDEFVALLVEKEMDHQPQRGYLEKLELGGLECSWRKDAIDWICKVHSYYNFGPLSLYLAVNYLDRFLSSFNLPHDESWMQQLLSVSCLSLATKMEETVVPLPMDLQVFDAEYVFEARHIKRMELIVMKTLKWRLQAVTPFSFIGYFLDKFNEGKPPSYTLASWCSDLTVGTLKDSRFLSFRPSEIAAAVVLAVLAENQFLVFNSALGESEIPVNKEMVMRCYELMVEKALVKKIRNSNASSSVPHSPITVLDAACFSFRSDDTTLGSSQSNSNNKDYNSQDSAPASKRRRLNTTPI; encoded by the exons ATGGGTGTTCTTTGCTTCGGCGCTTCCAACATCCTCCTCTGCGCGGAGGACAGCAgcagcgtgcttggcctgggcggctttggcggcggcggcggcgaggtggcggcggagctggggtgcggcggcggtggcggctttgATTTCTTTGGCTTCGGTGGTGGTGCTGTGTTCCCCATCGACTCCGATGAGTTCGTGGCGTTGTTGGTGGAGAAGGAGATGGATCATCAGCCTCAGCGGGGGTATCTGGAGAAGCTGGAGCTCGGTGGATTGGAGTGTTCTTGGAGGAAAGATGCCATTGATTGGATTTGCAAG GTCCATTCCTACTACAACTTTGGACCACTCAGCCTTTACCTCGCAGTGAACTACCTGGATAGGTTCCTCTCCTCGTTTAATCTCCCT CATGACGAATCTTGGATGCAACAGTTGCTGTCAGTTAGTTGTCTATCTCTTGCTACGAAGATGGAGGAGACCGTGGTCCCTCTTCCCATGGACCTTCAG GTTTTTGATGCGGAATATGTGTTTGAAGCAAGGCATATTAAGAGGATGGAGCTTATTGTGATGAAAACCCTGAAATGGAGGCTGCAAGCTGTGACCCCATTCTCTTTCATCGGCTACTTCCTGGACAAGTTCAATGAAGGGAAGCCGCCGAGCTACACGCTGGCATCATGGTGCTCTGATCTCACAGTGGGCACTCTGAAAG ACTCTAGGTTCTTGTCATTCAGACCTTCTGAGATTGCGGCCGCAGTGGTGTTAGCTGTGCTTGCTGAGAATCAGTTTCTTGTCTTCAACAGTGCCCTTGGAGAATCTGAAATCCCTGTAAATAAG GAGATGGTTATGAGATGCTATGAGCTGATGGTAGAGAAGGCATTGGTGAAGAAGATAAGGAACAGCAATGCAAGCTCTTCAGTTCCACACAGCCCGATCACCGTGTTGGACGCGGCGTGCTTCAGTTTTAGGAGTGATGACACAACACTAGGATCATCACAGTCAAACAGCAACAACAAAGATTACAACAGCCAGGACTCTGCTCCTGCTTCCAAGAGGAGGAGATTAAACACAACACCAATCTGA
- the LOC4343937 gene encoding pentatricopeptide repeat-containing protein At4g28010 produces the protein MARRARLRLRLVRALATASASGSPAAPRPARQAAPYLAVLHRRGRAEAAACLNRHLRLLPLGEATSLLDALPSVRDAVSYNTVLTALCRRGHHDRAGALLRAMSLEPHPACRPNAVSYTVLMRALCADRLADQAVGLLRSMRSAGVRADVVTYGTLIRGLCDAAEVDKAVELMGEMCESGIEPNVVVYSSLLQGYCKSGRWEDVGKVFVEMSEKGIEPDVVMYTGLIDSLCKVGKAKKAHGVMDMMVRRGLEPNVVTYNVLINCMCKEGSVKEAIGVLKKMSEKGVAPDVVTYNTLIKGLSDVLEMDEAMWLLEEMVRGKNIVKPNVVTFNSVIQGLCDIGRMRQAFQVRAMMEETGCMVNLVTYNLLIGGLLRVHKVRKAMELMDEMTSLGLEPDSFTYSILIKGFCKMWQVDRAEDLLSTMRDRGIEPELFHYIPLLVAMCEQGMMERARNLFNEMDNNFPLDVVAYSTMIHGACKAGDLKTAKELLKSIVDEGLTPDAVTYSIVINMFAKSGDMEAANGVLKQMTASGFLPDVAVFDSLIQGYSTKGEINKVLELIREMITKNIALDSKIISTLSTSLVASNEGKALLQSLPDFSAEISKGNINSPQELMKVLHNVCPQTN, from the coding sequence ATGGCGAGGCGCGCgaggctccggctccggctcgtCCGCGCCCTCGCCACGGCCTCCGCGTCCGGATCGCctgcggcgccgcggccggcgaggcAAGCGGCGCCCTACCTGGCGGTGCTCCACCGCCGcgggagggcggaggcggcggcgtgcctgaaccgccacctccgcctgcTCCCGCTCGGGGAGGCGACCTCGCTCCTCGACGCGCTCCCGTCCGTCCGCGACGCCGTCTCCTACAACACCGTGCTCACCGCGCtctgccgccgcggccaccacgACCGCGCGGGCGCGCTGCTCCGCGCCATGTCCCTGGAGCCCCACCCGGCGTGCCGCCCCAACGCCGTCTCCTACACCGTCCTCATGCGCGCGCTCTGCGCCGACCGCCTCGCGGACCAGGCCGTCGGGCTGCTGCGGTCCATGCGGTCCGCCGGCGTCCGCGCCGACGTGGTCACCTACGGCACCCTCATCCGTGGGCTGTGCGACGCCGCGGAAGTGGACAAGGCCGTGGAGCTGATGGGCGAGATGTGCGAAAGTGGCATCGAGCCTAACGTGGTGGTGTACAGCTCTTTGCTCCAAGGGTATTGCAAGTCTGGGCGGTGGGAGGATGTAGGCAAGGTGTTCGTGGAAATGTCCGAGAAGGGAATAGAGCCGGATGTGGTGATGTACACTGGGTTGATCGATAGCCTTTGTAAAGTGGGGAAGGCAAAGAAGGCGCACGGGGTGATGGACATGATGGTGAGGAGGGGGTTGGAGCCAAATGTGGTTACGTACAACGTGCTCATCAATTGCATGTGCAAGGAAGGTTCAGTGAAGGAGGCAATCGGTGTGCTGAAGAAGATGTCCGAGAAGGGAGTGGCGCCGGATGTTGTGACATATAACACACTGATCAAGGGGCTCTCGGATGTGCTCGAGATGGATGAAGCAATGTGGTTGCTTGAGGAGATGGTTCGAGGTAAGAATATAGTTAAGCCTAATGTGGTGACATTCAACTCGGTTATACAGGGCCTTTGTGATATTGGTAGGATGAGGCAAGCGTTCCAAGTCCGTGCGATGATGGAAGAGACTGGGTGTATGGTTAACTTGGTGACATACAATCTGCTGATTGGTGGACTCCTTAGAGTCCACAAGGTAAGGAAGGCTATGGAGCTGATGGATGAGATGACTAGTCTAGGGCTGGAGCCTGATTCATTCACCTATAGTATACTGATAAAGGGTTTCTGCAAAATGTGGCAAGTTGACCGTGCAGAAGATCTTTTATCTACAATGAGAGATCGTGGGATAGAACCTGAGCTATTTCACTATATTCCTTTGCTTGTAGCCATGTGTGAACAGGGTATGATGGAACGAGCGAGGAATTTGTTCAATGAAATGGACAACAACTTTCCACTAGATGTGGTTGCATATAGCACTATGATCCATGGTGCTTGCAAAGCAGGGGACTTGAAAACTGCAAAAGAGTTGCTTAAGAGCATAGTTGATGAGGGACTGACTCCTGATGCTGTTACATATTCTATAGTAATCAATATGTTTGCTAAATCTGGAGACATGGAGGCGGCAAATGGTGTGCTTAAACAGATGACAGCAAGTGGCTTTTTGCCTGACGTTGCCGTATTTGATTCACTGATCCAAGGTTATAGCACAAAAGGAGAGATAAACAAGGTTCTCGAGTTAATTCGGGAAATGATAACAAAGAATATAGCACTTGATTCAAAAATTATTTCCACTCTTTCCACTTCTCTGGTTGCAAGCAATGAAGGCAAAGCATTGTTGCAGAGCTTGCCTGATTTCAGTGCAGAAATATCAAAAGGCAACATCAATTCACCCCAGGAGTTAATGAAAGTGTTGCATAATGTGTGCCCCCAAACAAATTAA